The window ACGGTGCGGCGGCCGACATTGAGCTCGATGTCGCCGGGCTGGATCTGATACTCGCCAGGAATCATCACTGGGCTCCTTGCAGAATCTTGTAATAGAGGGCGGTCGCTCGATACGTGCCATTCGGGTCGCAGGCGTAATCGGGGATTTCCCCGGCGCGGGTGTAACCCAGGGCCTTGTAGAAATCTTCAGCCGGCGAACCCGCTTCTGTGTCGAGGTAGAGCATGCCGCGCTTGTGCTTGGGGGCTTCCTGCTCCAGCGCCTGCATCAGTTGCTGACCGAGACCGCGCCGGCGGGCGTGTTCACGCACCAGCAGTTTTTGCACCTCGGCGCGATTGAGGCCGTTGGCCTTCTGGCACAGGCCCAGTTGCACACTGGCCAGCACCTGCTCGTCCTTGACCACCACCCACAGCAACACGCTGCCCTTGTTCACTTGTTGTTGAACGTCATCGAAATAGGCGCGGGCCTGAGCGGCATCGAGGTCGGCCATGAAGCCGACGCTGGCGCCATAACCCACGGCATCCAGCAGCAGGTCAATCAGGCCCTGACGATAGTGCGCAAAACTTTCCGCATTGACGCGTCGCAGTTGGGCAGGGTTCATCGGTGTCACTCCTTGTTGGTATCGGGCGGCTCCGCGCCAGGGTTGAGGATCAGTTGCATGAAGGTCAGGTCGAGCCAGCGGCCGAACTTGGTGCCGACTTGCGGCATCTGCCCGGTGGTGACGAATCCGGCGCGTTCATGCAGACGAATCGAGGCGGCGTTACCGCTTTCGATGGCGGCGACCATCACGTGTTTGCCGCCGCGTTTCGCGCGGTCGATCAATGCCGTCATCAGCTTGGGCCCCAGGCCATTGCTGCGCTGATCGCTGCGTACGTAGACCGAGTGTTCGACGGTGTGGCGGAAACCGTCGAATGGTCGCCAGTCACCGTAGGAAGCGTAGCCGAGCACGCTGTTGTCGCTGTCGACGATCACCAGGATCGGATAGGCCTGCGCTTGGCGGGCACTGAACCACGCCTGACGATTGCCGAGGTCGACGGCCGACTCGTTCCAGATCGCCGTGGTGTTGAGCACGGCGTCGTTATAGATGTCGCGGATCGCCGGCAGGTCGGCATGTAAAGCATCGCGAATGCTGTAAGTCATGGCGCGGCCTCAGACGATCGGTTGGTGGACGGTGACCAGTTTGGTGCCGTCGGGGAACGTCGCTTCGACCTGGATCTCCGGGATCATTTCCGGGATGCCTTCCATCACTTGCTCACGGCTGAGCAGGGTGGTGCCGTAGTGCATCAGCTCGGCCACGGTCTGACCATCACGGGCACCTTCGAGCAAGGCTGCGGAGATGTAGGCCATGGCTTCCGGGTAGTTGAGCTTCACACCACGGGCCAAACGCCGCTCGGCGACGAGGCCGGCGGTGAAGATCAACAGCTTGTCTTTTTCGCGTGGGGTCAGGTCCATCGTTTGAAATCCATATGGGCAGA of the Pseudomonas sp. Seg1 genome contains:
- a CDS encoding GNAT family N-acetyltransferase, with the protein product MNPAQLRRVNAESFAHYRQGLIDLLLDAVGYGASVGFMADLDAAQARAYFDDVQQQVNKGSVLLWVVVKDEQVLASVQLGLCQKANGLNRAEVQKLLVREHARRRGLGQQLMQALEQEAPKHKRGMLYLDTEAGSPAEDFYKALGYTRAGEIPDYACDPNGTYRATALYYKILQGAQ
- a CDS encoding GNAT family N-acetyltransferase, producing the protein MTYSIRDALHADLPAIRDIYNDAVLNTTAIWNESAVDLGNRQAWFSARQAQAYPILVIVDSDNSVLGYASYGDWRPFDGFRHTVEHSVYVRSDQRSNGLGPKLMTALIDRAKRGGKHVMVAAIESGNAASIRLHERAGFVTTGQMPQVGTKFGRWLDLTFMQLILNPGAEPPDTNKE
- the ureA gene encoding urease subunit gamma, whose product is MDLTPREKDKLLIFTAGLVAERRLARGVKLNYPEAMAYISAALLEGARDGQTVAELMHYGTTLLSREQVMEGIPEMIPEIQVEATFPDGTKLVTVHQPIV